A single region of the Betta splendens chromosome 12, fBetSpl5.4, whole genome shotgun sequence genome encodes:
- the pdzph1 gene encoding uncharacterized protein pdzph1, with the protein MTKRGRRRSSRRRRSSSSSKQSVSDIFQKHNKSNSVSYKDDLLEKGQTDCLRKENVLSGSENEERHKDYQMDPSPESKRKNHNQEAENEVKTRGSDGDRGNSTQQSHQQTGSPPSATPANVVNIYCTGSNVKLEIQEILHSDTCGIKTTVVYINQEEISLRDKREKMPDNESSEVTSQNNGSRSEATEMGPAVDQNMDQNMDQSMDQSMDQNLDHSMDQCLDVPPPQQFADAPDGSEEATLTSASCWNRLCKQAEVEAFFDLSDSDTFEPLLMRASLSTNRSSFTKDFINCQKRKSWIRNNSIATIEQRTYVLQKKRRQTFPGLWDARGLMLDEVESSSSLVLLTLHLQTERLLANRRGNHSSKCSSEAPSRQNRKQSSLALLHKTDDAFACSVSKETLAADQEACQSEAVDSGCHQADARSQELQWRELPPKASSIHVIPPSCSGSEEQIEESPEEEAKEDEGFTQMEHTSALEKLHKDVDPLKVDIEEAPRDGLVTGSSPVNCSKAPQIQPEQLSRPDENKAAASRCHSGNKEPLRATVPKEPDYRQNESDHWGKRRKLFKETKQEAAGSSVTSDVTEESASVDALDTIFLHHENNRGFYTETFHSSAWIYRGDDPGPVPPSTRTRTVSIRERTVRISKGSGEYPWGFRIQFSEPIVVTEVDTNGAAEEAGLVVGDYVLTVNGTDVSSIPHSEAAALARRGPDVLTLTVGSDIACCPNTPRPACRGYLHKRTHTGLIKGWRKRWFVLTHDCCLYYYRHRRDEGRRRAVSALRLEGAEVGQDASLGKPFVFRCRPQAAGRVYFYCATSSQEMKRWLEALRKAVHPITQNHVWVDVTRHNSHLPPLAVKNPECLGLLHTMDKNKDVWLQHYCILMDGCLYLYSGIRATHAHGGIYLQGYKVREQPYGTRKSTIELKPPSDEFKTFYLCAENPSENQRWMVALTASIKKWLPLHQALQDYMNRAPEETRM; encoded by the exons ATGACCAAGCGAGGCcgcaggagaagcagcaggaggaggagaagctccagcagcagcaaac aAAGTGTTTCCGACATATTTCAAAAGCACAACAAAAGTAACAGTGTGAGCTACAAAGACGACCTGCTTGAAAAGGGACAAACTGACTGTCTGCGAAAGGAGAATGTTCTGTCGGGATCCGAAAATGAGGAGAGACACAAAGATTATCAGATGGATCCAAGTCCAGAGTCCAAACGGAAGAATCACAACCAGGAGGCAGAGAACGAGGTGAAGACGCGTGGGTCCGACGGGGACAGGGGAAACTCCACCCAGCAGTCCCAccagcagacaggaagtcctccctcAGCAACTCCTGCTAACGTCGTCAACATTTACTGCACCGGCTCCAACGTGAAGCTTGAGATTCAGGAGATTCTTCATTCTGACACATGTGGCATCAAAACCACTGTAGTTTACATAAACCAGGAGGAGATAAGTCTGAGGGACAAACGGGAGAAGATGCCGGACAACGAGTCGTCCGAAGTGACCAGTCAGAACAATGGAAGCAGGAGTGAAGCCACAGAGATGGGTCCGGCGGTGGACCAGAACATGGACCAGAACATGGACCAGAGCATGGACCagagcatggaccagaacttgGACCACAGCATGGACCAGTGCCTGGATGTTCCTCCTCCCCAGCAGTTTGCAGACGCACCCGATGGTTCAGAGGAGGCAACCCTGACCTCGGCTTCCTGCTGGAACAGACTCTGTAAACAAGCTGAGGTGGAAGCTTTCTTTGACCTGTCAGACTCGGACACTTTTGAGCCCTTGTTGATGAGGGCGTCGTtgtcaacaaacaggtccagCTTCACCAAAGACTTCATCAACTGCCAGAAGAGGAAGTCGTGGATCAGGAACAACAGCATTGCAACGATAGAACAAAGGACGTATGTGCTGCAGAAGAAGCGACGGCAGACGTTTCCTGGGCTGTGGGACGCTCGAGGTCTGATGCTGGACGAGGTGGAATCCTCGTCCTCCTTGGTTCTGCTCACACTTCATCTCCAGACCGAGAGACTGTTAGCGAACCGACGAGGAAACCACAGTTCTAAGTGTTCATCAGAAGCTCCCAGCAGACAGAACAGGAAGCAGTCATCCCTCGCTCTGCTCCATAAAACAGACGACGCGTTCGCATGCAGTGTTTCCAAGGAGACGCTGGCCGCTGACCAAGAAGCCTGTCAGAGTGAAGCAGTTGACAGCGGCTGTCACCAAGCAGACGCTCGCAGTCAAGAGCTTCAGTGGAGGGAGCTGCCTCCAAAAGCCTCTTCTATTCACGTCATCCCTCCATCATGCAGCGGCTCAGAGGAACAAATAGAAGAGAGTCCTGAGGAAGAAGCCAAGGAGGATGAAGGATTCACACAGATGGAACACACCTCTGCCCTGGAAAAACTCCACAAAGACGTGGATCCATTGAAAGTAGACATAGAGGAGGCTCCAAGGGACGGCCTGGTGACCGGGTCCAGCCCTGTCAACTGCTCCAAGGCCCCACAGATCcaaccagagcagctcagtcGACCAGATGAGAACAAAGCTGCTGCGTCCAGAT GCCACTCCGGGAACAAGGAGCCTCTAAGAGCTACTGTACCCAAAGAGCCCGACTACAGACAGAACGAGTCCGACCACTGGGGCAAAAGGAGGAAGCTCTTCAAGGAAACtaagcaggaagctgcaggaagctcaGTGACCAGCGACGTCACCGAGGAGTCTG CGTCAGTTGACGCGTTGGACACGATCTTCCTCCATCACGAGAACAACAGGGGCTTCTACACGGAGACGTTCCACTCTTCAGCGTGGATCTACCGAGGAGACGACCCGGGGCCCGTCCCTCCCagcaccaggaccagaaccGTCTCCA TTCGTGAGAGAACTGTGAGGATCAGCAAAGGAAGCGGAGAATATCCGTGGGGCTTCCGAATCCAGTTCTCTGAACCTATCGTGGTAACAGAGGTGGACACAA acggagcagctgaggaagccGGGCTGGTGGTCGGAGACTACGTCCTCACTGTCAACGGAACCGACGTGTCCAGCATCCCCCACTCCGAGGCTGCGGCTCTGGCCAGACGAG GTCCGGATGTTCTGACGCTGACCGTGGGCTCAGACATCGCCTGCTGTCCTAACACCCCTCGCCCGGCATGCCGCGGGTACCTCCACAAGCGCACCCACACTGGTCTGATCAAGggctggaggaagaggtggtTCGTGCTCACACACGACTGCTGCCTCTACTACTACAGGCACAGACGG GACGAGGGCAGGAGACGGGCCGTGTCGGCGCTGAGGCTGGAGGGGGCCGAGGTGGGCCAGGACGCGTCCCTGGGGAAACCCTTCGTGTTCAGGTGCCGCCCTCAGGCCGCCGGCCGCGTCTACTTCTACTGCGCCACGTCCAGCCAGGAGATGAAGAG gtggcTGGAAGCCTTGAGGAAAGCCGTTCATCCCATCACGCAG AACCACGTGTGGGTGGACGTCACCAGGCACAACTCGCACCTGCCCCCGCTGGCCGTGAAGAACCCCGAGTGCCTGGGTCTGCTGCACACCATGGACAAGAACAAGGACGTGTGGCTGCAGCACTACTGCATCCTGATGGACGGCTGCCTCTACCTGTACAGCGGCATCCGGGCCACGCACGCCCACG GTGGGATCTACCTTCAGGGCTACAAGGTGCGCGAGCAGCCGTACGGAACCAGGAAGTCCACCATCGAGCTGAAACCTCCATCTGACGAGTTCAAGACCTTCTACCTCTGTGCTGAGAACCCCAGCGAGAATCAGCG GTGGATGGTAGCTCTCACCGCTTCCATAAAGAAGTGGCTGCCTTTACACCAGGCCCTTCAGGACTACATGAACCGGGCCCCGGAGGAGACCAGGATGTGA
- the nadk2 gene encoding NAD kinase 2, mitochondrial isoform X2, with amino-acid sequence MLVYPLGGMTRRSVVNLVNVGSRAAGLVYGSPLRPVHTSTCSTSSQAKAGFKPEKVAVVTKTTRYEFEQQRYRSAGLSEEDLKQLLALKGSSYSGLLERHNIHTTNVEHIVRSLRKEGIEVRLVKRGEYNEDVVHWADVIVSAGGDGTMILVASKVLSKDKPVVGVNTDPERSEGHLCLPVRYTHAFPEALQKLFNGEFRWLWRQRIRLHLEGTGISLAPVDLHEQQLSLEQHNQAHRITAMDSQQRTLNGTLSKPSLLPVRSLNEIFIGESLSSRASYYEISVDDGPWEKQKSSGLSICTGTGSKAWSYNINKLTGQAVEEVLRIGQSVAGLEIPLDPKVIERVTEEYNRSLVFSPEDRRLLFSIREPIANRVFSNSQQRGFASRVCVRSRCWDACMVVDGGISFEFNDGAIATISMSEEDQLRTVVLEN; translated from the exons ATGCTTGTGTACCCACTTGGAGGAATGACTCGCCGCTCAGTGGTGAACTTGGTGAACGTTGGGAGCCGAGCTGCGGGCCTGGTGTACGGAAGCCCTCTTCGACCCGTCCACACGTCAACATGCAGCACCTCGTCCCAGGCCAAAGCGGGCTTCAAACCGGAAAAGGTGGCAGTGGTCACGAAGACCACCAGGTACGAGTTCGAACAGCAGCGGTACCGCAGCGCCGGGCTCTCCGAGGAGGATCTCAAACAGCTG CTTGCGTTGAAGGGCTCCAGCTACAGCGGCCTGCTGGAGAGACACAACATCCACACCACCAACGTGGAGCATATAGTGAGGAGCCTTCG GAAGGAAGGCATCGAGGTGCGACTCGTCAAGAGAGGAGAGTATAATGAAGACGTGGTGCACTGGGCAGACGTCATCGTCTCAGCTGGAG GTGATGGGACAATGATTCTTGTTGCCAGCAAAGTTTTGAGCAAGGACAAACCAGTAGTTGGAGTTAACACTGATCCTGAGAG GTCAGAGGGTCATCTGTGCCTGCCTGTTCGCTACACTCACGCTTTCCCAGAGGCACTGCAGAAACTCTTTAATGGTGAATTTCG GTGGCTTTGGCGACAGAGAATTCGCCTCCATTTGGAGGGCACAGGAATCAGCCTCGCGCCAGTGGACCTGCATGAACAACAGCTGAGCTTAGAACAACACAACCAAGCCCATCGCATCACCGCTATGGACAGCCAGCAGA GAACGCTAAACGGGACCTTATCCAAGCCCAGTCTCCTTCCTGTCAGAAGCTTAAATGAAATCTTCATTGGAGAATCTCTATCCTCCAG GGCTTCCTACTACGAGATCTCTGTGGATGATGGCCCGTGGGAAAAACAGAAGAGCTCAGGACTCAGCATCTGTACGGGAACAGGATCCAAAGCCTG GTCATATAACATCAACAAGCTGACTGGCCAAGCGGTGGAGGAGGTTTTAAGAATTG GACAGTCCGTCGCTGGTCTGGAGATCCCACTGGACCCCAAAGTCATTGAACGGG ttactgAAGAATACAACAGGTCTCTGGTGTTCAGCCCGGAGGACCGGCGCCTGCTGTTCAGCATCAGGGAGCCCATCGCCAACAGAGTGTTCTCCAACAGTCAGCAGAGAGGTTTCGCCAGCAG AGTGTGCGTTCGCTCCCGGTGTTGGGATGCCTGCATGGTGGTCGATGGTGGGATATCATTCGAGTTCAACGACGGCGCTATTGCTACGATCAGCATGAGTGAGGAGGACCAGCTCAGGACAGTGGTTCTAGAGAACTAA
- the nadk2 gene encoding NAD kinase 2, mitochondrial isoform X1: MLVYPLGGMTRRSVVNLVNVGSRAAGLVYGSPLRPVHTSTCSTSSQAKAGFKPEKVAVVTKTTRYEFEQQRYRSAGLSEEDLKQLLALKGSSYSGLLERHNIHTTNVEHIVRSLRKEGIEVRLVKRGEYNEDVVHWADVIVSAGGDGTMILVASKVLSKDKPVVGVNTDPERSEGHLCLPVRYTHAFPEALQKLFNGEFRWLWRQRIRLHLEGTGISLAPVDLHEQQLSLEQHNQAHRITAMDSQQRTLNGTLSKPSLLPVRSLNEIFIGESLSSRVTRKILHTRVDLSLHRASYYEISVDDGPWEKQKSSGLSICTGTGSKAWSYNINKLTGQAVEEVLRIGQSVAGLEIPLDPKVIERVTEEYNRSLVFSPEDRRLLFSIREPIANRVFSNSQQRGFASRVCVRSRCWDACMVVDGGISFEFNDGAIATISMSEEDQLRTVVLEN; this comes from the exons ATGCTTGTGTACCCACTTGGAGGAATGACTCGCCGCTCAGTGGTGAACTTGGTGAACGTTGGGAGCCGAGCTGCGGGCCTGGTGTACGGAAGCCCTCTTCGACCCGTCCACACGTCAACATGCAGCACCTCGTCCCAGGCCAAAGCGGGCTTCAAACCGGAAAAGGTGGCAGTGGTCACGAAGACCACCAGGTACGAGTTCGAACAGCAGCGGTACCGCAGCGCCGGGCTCTCCGAGGAGGATCTCAAACAGCTG CTTGCGTTGAAGGGCTCCAGCTACAGCGGCCTGCTGGAGAGACACAACATCCACACCACCAACGTGGAGCATATAGTGAGGAGCCTTCG GAAGGAAGGCATCGAGGTGCGACTCGTCAAGAGAGGAGAGTATAATGAAGACGTGGTGCACTGGGCAGACGTCATCGTCTCAGCTGGAG GTGATGGGACAATGATTCTTGTTGCCAGCAAAGTTTTGAGCAAGGACAAACCAGTAGTTGGAGTTAACACTGATCCTGAGAG GTCAGAGGGTCATCTGTGCCTGCCTGTTCGCTACACTCACGCTTTCCCAGAGGCACTGCAGAAACTCTTTAATGGTGAATTTCG GTGGCTTTGGCGACAGAGAATTCGCCTCCATTTGGAGGGCACAGGAATCAGCCTCGCGCCAGTGGACCTGCATGAACAACAGCTGAGCTTAGAACAACACAACCAAGCCCATCGCATCACCGCTATGGACAGCCAGCAGA GAACGCTAAACGGGACCTTATCCAAGCCCAGTCTCCTTCCTGTCAGAAGCTTAAATGAAATCTTCATTGGAGAATCTCTATCCTCCAG GGTCACACGAAAAATCCTTCACACCCGTGTTGACCTCTCGCTCCACAGGGCTTCCTACTACGAGATCTCTGTGGATGATGGCCCGTGGGAAAAACAGAAGAGCTCAGGACTCAGCATCTGTACGGGAACAGGATCCAAAGCCTG GTCATATAACATCAACAAGCTGACTGGCCAAGCGGTGGAGGAGGTTTTAAGAATTG GACAGTCCGTCGCTGGTCTGGAGATCCCACTGGACCCCAAAGTCATTGAACGGG ttactgAAGAATACAACAGGTCTCTGGTGTTCAGCCCGGAGGACCGGCGCCTGCTGTTCAGCATCAGGGAGCCCATCGCCAACAGAGTGTTCTCCAACAGTCAGCAGAGAGGTTTCGCCAGCAG AGTGTGCGTTCGCTCCCGGTGTTGGGATGCCTGCATGGTGGTCGATGGTGGGATATCATTCGAGTTCAACGACGGCGCTATTGCTACGATCAGCATGAGTGAGGAGGACCAGCTCAGGACAGTGGTTCTAGAGAACTAA
- the LOC114866415 gene encoding excitatory amino acid transporter 1-like, giving the protein MQRFREGVHIRAMKAKRKVEEISKEDVQTFFKKNAFVLFTVGAVIVGVVLGFALRPYKMSYREVKYFSFPGELLMRMLQMLVLPLLVSSLITGMAALDSKASGKMGVRAVIYYMTTTFIAVFVGIIIVLIIHPGKGSKEEFGKQQTIEQVSPADAFLDLIRNMFPPNLVQACTQQFKTKYSKRLVHEAVTVNDTASNSTNGTQEAVEAVEATREEVIPVPGQVTGVNALGLVVFSMCFGLIIGSMKEQGQLLRDFFDSLNEAIMRLVAIIMWYAPIGILFLIAGKIVEMEDLTQMGGQLGMYTITVIIGLLIHAVLILPTLYFVITRQNPFIFIAGLLQALITALGTSSSSATLPVTFKCLEENNRIDKRITRFVLPVGATINMDGTALYEALAAIFIAQVNNMEMNFGQIITISITATAASIGAAGIPQAGLVTMVIVLTSVGLPTDDITLIIAVDWFLDRLRTTTNVLGDSIGAGIVEFLSRHELRSRDVEMGNSVLEEKERKKPYKLISQDSDFENDKHAHSETNM; this is encoded by the exons ATGCAGCGTTTCAGGGAAGGCGTCCATATCCGCGCCATGAAGGCCAagaggaaagtggaggagaTCTCTAAAGAAGACGTCCAGACGTTCTTCAAGAAGAACGCCTTCGTGCTCTTCACGGTTGGGGCCGTCATCGTAG gtgtcGTCCTGGGATTTGCACTGCGGCCCTATAAGATGAGCTACCGTGAGGTGAAGTACTTCTCCTTCCCTGGGGAGCTGCTGATGaggatgctgcagatgctggttCTGCCGCTGCTGGTTTCCAGCCTAATAACAG GAATGGCAGCGTTGGACAGCAAAGCCTCAGGGAAGATGGGCGTGAGAGCTGTGATTTATTACATGACCACCACCTTCATCGCCGTGTTCGTCGGCATCATCATCGTTCTCATCATCCACCCGGGAAAAGGCTCCAAGGAGGAGTTTGGAAAGCAGCAGACCATCGAGCAAGTCAGTCCAGCGGACGCCTTCCTGGACCTGATCAG AAACATGTTTCCTCCAAACCTGGTCCAAGCGTGCACTCAGCAG TTCAAAACCAAATACTCCAAGCGGTTGGTCCACGAGGCCGTGACGGTGAACGACACCGCGTCCAACTCCACCAACGGCACccaggaggcggtggaggcggtggaggcgaCGCGGGAGGAGGTGATCCCGGTGCCGGGTCAGGTGACCGGGGTCAACGCCCTGGGCCTGGTGGTGTTCTCCATGTGCTTCGGCCTGATCATCGGCAGCATGAAGGAGCAGGGCCAGCTGCTGAGGGACTTCTTCGACAGCCTCAACGAAGCCATCATGCGCCTGGTGGCCATCATCATGTG GTACGCTCCCATCggcatcctcttcctcatcgcCGGGAAGATCGTGGAGATGGAGGACCTGACCCAGATGGGGGGCCAGCTGGGCATGTACACCATCACCGTCATCATCGGCCTGCTGATCCACGCCGTCCTCATCCTGCCCACGCTCTACTTCGTCATCACGCGGCAGAACCCGTTCATCTTCATCGCTGGGCTCCTGCAGGCTCTGATCACGGCTCTGGGAACCTCGTCCAG CTCGGCCACTCTGCCCGTCACCTTCAAATGTCTGGAAGAAAACAACCGGATCGACAAGCGGATCACGCGCTTCGTGCTGCCTGTGGGCGCCACCATCAACATGGACGGAACCGCCCTGTACGAGGCCCTGGCGGCCATCTTCATCGCTCAGGTCAACAACATGGAGATGAACTTTGGTCAGATCATCACTATCAG CATCACAGCAACCGCAGCCAGTATCGGAGCAGCTGGGATCCCTCAGGCCGGCCTGGTCACCATGGTGATTGTCCTCACATCCGTTGGACTCCCCACGGATGACATCACGCTCATCATTGCAGTCGACTGGTTCCT GGACCGTCTGCGCACCACCACCAATGTTCTGGGGGACTCCATCGGAGCGGGGATCGTGGAGTTCCTGTCTCGACACGAGCTTCGCAGCAGAGACGTGGAGATGGGAAACTcggtgctggaggagaaggagcgcaAGAAGCCGTACAAGCTCATCTCTCAAGACAGCGATTTTGAAAATGACAAGCACGCTCACAGTGAGACCAACATGTAG
- the spra gene encoding sepiapterin reductase a — protein MSSSGGDLGRALCVVTGASRGFGRAVAVDLSRLVRPGSVLVLVARSVDDLRALQAELARPEAGGTGLTVKCVEADLAQTDGVERAVKASEEAAAAAEIEHMVLVNNAASLGDVSRCAQSFTRMAEVDSYLSFNVSSALCLTARLLQAFPRRPGLRRTVVNVSSLCAVQPYPTWVLYCSGKAARDMMFRVLAEEEPDIRVLSYAPGPLDTAMQTEARSTTADPKMKQMISDLFAQGRLLSCEESSAKLMKLLLEDKFTSGSHVDIYDV, from the exons ATGTCGTCGTCCGGCGGAGACCTGGGCCGCGCGCTCTGCGTCGTCACCGGCGCGTCCCGAGGCTTCGGCCGGGCCGTCGCCGTGGACCTGTCCCGGCTGGTTCGGCCGGGCTCGGTGCTcgtcctggtggcccggtccgtCGACGATCTGCGGGCTTTGCAGGCGGAGCTGGCCCGGCCGGAGGCAGGCGGAACCGGGCTGACGGTGAAGTGCGTGGAGGCAGATCTGGCGCAGACGGACGGAGTGGAGAGAGCCGTGAAGGCgtcggaggaggcggcggcggcggcggagatcGAGCACATGGTTCTGGTGAACAACGCAG CTTCCCTGGGGGACGTGTCCCGCTGCGCCCAGAGCTTCACCCGCATGGCCGAGGTGGACTCCTACCTGTCCTTCAACGTGAGCTCGGCCCTGTGCCTCACCGCCCGGCTGCTGCAGGCGTTCCCGCGGCGCCCGGGGCTGCGGCGCACCGTGGTCAACGTGTCCTCGCTGTGCGCCGTGCAGCCCTACCCCACCTGGGTGCTGTACTGCTCCGGCAAAGCTGCCCGGGACATGATGTTCAGGGTGCTGGCGGAAGAGGAGCCCGACATCCGCGTGCTCAGCTACGCACCAG GGCCTTTGGACACGGCCATGCAAACGGAGGCCAGGTCCACGACAGCTGATCCCAAGATGAAGCAGATGATTTCAGACCTGTTTGCTCAGGGGCGGCTTCTGAGCTGCGAGGAGTCCTCTGCCaagctgatgaagctgctgctggaggacaagTTCACGTCAGGATCTCACGTCGACATCTACGACGTTTAG
- the skp2 gene encoding S-phase kinase-associated protein 2, which translates to MPLQELPCLSSQCPTLAQTKRGLKRKPKDPVSEGLDAECTPVELIQQWSPLCKHPRPIVRGKENESSQFVLGRRSRKKIASTSGLSWDQLPDELLLRIFFCFPLHDLLRMSRVCKRWHRLAFDESLWHSVDLAGSTHGGVVLQQVLKTRVRRLRCPRAFVEESHFPGTSPLQIIQMDLSNSVIPTSALESIISRCRSLEHLSLEGLQLSDGVMGSLAMNPNLQQLNLCGCSGFSAPALADMLRRCCSIEQLNISWCEFSRDHMGSLINNLTSCVTHLNLSGYRENLTLADVKVVVERCPRIQTLDLSDSTLLMADSFPVLAQLQSLQHLSLSRCYHIHLAALTDVAKLLPSLRLLDVFGLVNDTHLSSLKKEMPRLGINSRPFSCTARPTPGTGGDHAMWNSTCRLRLSC; encoded by the exons ATGCCTCTGCAGGAGCTGCCCTGCCTCAGCTCCCAGTGCCCCACGCTGGCTCAGACCAAGAGGGGCCTCAAACGCAAACCCAAGGATCCTGTGAGCGAGGGCCTGGACGCTGAATGCACCCCAGTGGAGCTCATCCAGCAGTGGTCTCCCCTGTGCAAGCACCCGCGTCCCATCGTCAGGGGCAAAGAGAACGAAAGCAGCCAGTTTGTCCTCGGCAGGAGGTCGAGGAAGAAGATAGCGTCtacttcag GCCTTTCGTGGGACCAGCTTCCAGACGAGCTGCTCCTCAGGATCTTCTTCTGCTTCCCTCTGCATGATCTACTCAGGATGTCTAGAGTTTGTAAGCGCTGGCACCGCTTGGC gtttGATGAGTCTCTGTGGCACAGCGTGGATCTAGCGGGCTCGACCCATGGTGGTgtggttctgcagcaggtgcTGAAGACCAGGGTGCGAAGGTTGCGCTGCCCTCGGGCTTTTGTGGAAGAGTCGCACTTCCCAGGAACAAG CCCGCTCCAGATTATTCAGATGGACTTGTCCAATTCTGTCATCCCGacctctgctctggagagcatcATCAGTCGCTGCAGGTCGTTGGAGCATCTGAGCCTGGAAGGTCTGCAGCTCTCGGACGGAGTCATGGG CTCTCTGGCCATGAACCCcaacctccagcagctcaacCTGTGTGGGTGCTCCGGgttctctgctcctgctctggCTGACATGCTCCGACGTTGCTGCAG TATAGAACAGCTGAACATATCATGGTGTGAATTCAGCCGGGATCACATGGGGAGTCTAATCAATAATCTGACTTCCTGTGTGACTCACCTGAACCTCAGTGGGTACAGAGAGAACCTCACCCTGGCCG ATGtgaaggtggtggtggagcgGTGTCCTCGTATTCAGACTCTAGATTTAAG TGACAGCACGCTGCTGATGGCAGACAGCTTCCCCGTCCTCGCCCAGCTCCAGAGTCTGCAGCACCTGTCTCTGAGCCGCTGTTACCACATCCACCTCGCTGCTCTGAC GGATGTGGCCAAGCTGCTGCCCTCGCTGCGCCTGCTGGACGTCTTTGGCCTCGTGAACGACACCCACCTGAGCTCCCTGAAGAAGGAAATGCCTCGGCTCGGCATCAACTCGAGGCCCTTCTCCTGCACGGCCCGGCCCACGCCCGGCACTGGCGGAGACCACGCCATGTGGAACAGCACGTGTAGACTGAGGTTGAGCTGCTGA
- the macir gene encoding macrophage immunometabolism regulator: protein MSGRMEMDISGVSRAHVSILPAAEITTTLKAEAERPRCASTPCSPIRGTVAGYQILHMDSNYLVGFTTGEELLKLAHKWSENGSVSEAVPSSIQSPVPKSADLHRSSRTFKGRSRYYQPYDIPGANGRRRRRMPSSSGDPGRGLHEPLPLCLLKGKGAQSKSLDYLNLDKISIKESSDTEVLQYQLQHLTLRGERIFSRKKT, encoded by the coding sequence ATGTCTGGGAGGATGGAAATGGACATCAGTGGGGTTTCCAGGGCTCACGTCTCCATTCTGCCGGCAGCTGAGATCACAACCACACTGAAAGCAGAAGCGGAGAGGCCTCGGTGTGCCAGCACCCCCTGCTCGCCCATCAGGGGGACCGTAGCAGGCTACCAGATTCTCCACATGGACTCCAACTACCTGGTTGGCTTCACCACCGGAGAGGAGCTGCTCAAGCTGGCCCACAAGTGGTCCGAGAACGGGTCCGTGTCAGAGGCGGTGCCCAGCTCCATTCAGAGTCCGGTGCCGAAGTCTGCGGACCTCCACCGGTCCTCGCGCACCTTCAAGGGCAGGAGTCGCTACTACCAACCGTACGACATTCCTGGCGCCAACGGCAGGAGACGCCGGCGCATGCCCAGCTCCAGCGGAGACCCTGGGAGAGGCCTGCACGAGCCCCTCCCCCTGTGTCTGCTCAAAGGAAAGGGGGCCCAGTCAAAATCCCTGGACTACCTGAACCTAGACAAAATCAGTATCAAAGAGTCATCAGACACCGAGGTGTTACAGTACCAGCTGCAGCACCTCACCCTGCGAGGGGAGCGAATCTTTAGCAGGAAGAAGACGTGA